The window GCTTCGACGGCGGGGGTGCCGGTGGCGGGTATACCGGTCCCGGCCGGGGCGGCGGGCGGGGCGACGGCGTCACCGGTGCGCACGCCGGGGTCGCCACCGGTGAAGGTCAGGCCCTCCGGGTGGACCTTCGGCGCGACCTTGCCGTCCGGGGTCTCCACCAGCGTGGTGTCGACCGGGACCCAGGCGTCGCCGACCTTGACCCGGACCGGTCCGGTCGCGGTGTCCTGGGTCAGCGTCCCCGCGGGGTCGGCCCAGAGCGTGGTGGTGGCGGTCCGGGCGCCGGTCACCTCGACCCGGTGACCGTTCAGCCGGGCGGCGAGCAGGGCGGAGGCCGCGTCGGGGGCCTCGTTGACGGGTGCGGTGGCGGTGGCCTTGGGGTCGGTCGGGGGTGCGGCGTAGGCGGAGTCGGCGGTCAGCGCATCGAGCGCGACCCCCGTCTCCACCAGTAGCGCGAGCGCCGCCAGAACGGCTGTCCGCCGCATCCGGCGCGTAGTGAAGGCCCCGCCCCCAAAAACGGGCGGGGCCTGCTTCCTCGATGGCAAGAGAGTTTTCTCCACGAATAGTGCTGGCAAAGAAGTCGTGCCACACCAAGATCGCAGAGCGGCTGACCGGGAATCCCCGGATCCGGATATCGAATCGGCAAAGATTGGCCGACCGGTGCCCACTTTGCCCCGATATTACGTGAAATGCTGACTGTATGTCAGTTGGCCGGGAAAGGAGACGCTTTGCTCGCCGACGCCCGACCCGCACCCCCGCAGATCGGCGGGGGTCGGCGATCATGATTTGACGGCAGACGATCATGTTGTGGATAGTCGTTTCCGGGCCGACCGGGGGTGATGCCGACTCCCGCTCGGACGCGACGAGCACGGGGGTGGGATGCGTGTCCGAAGGCCCTGGGGATGGCGCCTTCGGCGGCACCGCGGTCGTCCCGGCGACGGCCACCTGCGCCGAAGGCGGGCAGACCGCGGCCGGCGGGACGTCCTTCCCGCAGGTCGTCGCGCACCGGGTCGCGTTGCGGGGCGGCGACGTCCTCTCGCCCCCGCGTCCGTTCGATCCGGCCGACACCGTGGACCACCTCGGCGGCGCACGATTCGCCGGGAAACCCGCGTCCGGTTATCACGGGTCGGCCGGGAGCGGTCGGGTCATGCTCCGGAATCATCGCGACTACGACATCCGGATTGATCCACCGAATATCCCGCCCGCTACGGCGGCGGAGAAACGCACGGCATTCCTCGACGACCCCGGATCGAATCGCCGGGCGGCCGGCTGGTCAATTCCGGCGGGTACGATCCGCAACCGGATCCGGACGAGTTCAACTTCCTTTCTTCTCCGCGGAGCTTCCGGTCCGGCAGTCCCGCGCCGGTCGAACGGCACGCCTTGGACGGCCCAGGACGGCACCGGCACGCCGAACGCCTTCCCGGTGCTGGAACACTCCGGGCTGCCCTCCGCGGCGAGCGTCTCCCGCCCGCCCTCGGCGTGGCACGGGACGCCGCCGGGCTGATCCCCCGTCGCAGCCCCGCCCCGTCCTCGGCGCCGATTCAGGTACGCACCCCCTCGGGATCCGACCGGCGGACCGGCACGACCCGCACCCGGCCGACACCACATCACCGTCGCGGTGACTAGGTTCGTGGTGGGGCCCGATGCCTCCGGCCGGGCACCCGCCCGGCCGGACGGGCCGGAGTCGAGGAGCGGTGACAGTGACGATGCGGGAGTATCCGCTGGTGGGCGGTCCGGTCGAGGTACGGGGGGCGCTGGATCTGGAACGGACGCCGGCCGGGGTGATGCCGCGCCGGCTGCCAGCGTGGACCAAGGAGCAGTACCAGAACCCGACGGTCTACGGGGGAACGGTGATGCCCTCGGGTGTGCGGCTGGTGTTCCGCACCGAGGCGCGGGTGCTCGAGTTCGAGGTGCTCACGTCCACGGGACAGCTCGACGGCGACCCGGAGCCCCGGCCGACCGGGATGCTGGACCTGACGGTGGACGGCGTCCTGGTCGGGCGGCAGCGGGCGCCCTTGGGCAACGTCATGCGGATGGCGGGCCCCGGGGCCGAGCAGCGGCTGATACCGGGGAAGCCGGGGACGGCGCGCTTCGCCGGACTGCCGGCCGGGATGAAGGACGTCGAGCTGTGGCTGCCGCAGCAGACCCCCACGGAACTGGTGGCGCTCCGCGCCGACGGCGAGGTCCTGGCACCCCTTCCCGACGGCCGGCCCCGGTGGGTGCACCACGGCAGTTCCATCAGCCACTGCCTCGAAGCCGACGGTCCCACCGGCACCTGGCCCGTGGTCGCGGCGTCCATCGGGGGCGTGGAGGTGACCAACCTCAGCGAGCCGGGCAACGCCATGCTGGACCCCTACGTCGCCCGGACGATCCGTGACCTGCCCGCCGACCTGATCAGCCTCAAGACAGGCGTCAACATCGTGGGCCTGGCCACCTTCCGCCTGCGGACCTTCGGCCCGGCGGTGCACGGATTCCTGGACACCATCCGGGACGGCCATCCCGACACCCCGCTGCTGGTGATCTCCCCGGTGAGCTGCCCCGCGCTGGAGGATCGTCCCGGCCCGACCACGGTGGGCCCGGACGGAAGGATCACCGCGCTCGGGGACCCGGCCGACCTGGCCCAGGGAGCGTTGTCGCTGCAGGTGGTCCGTGACGAGCTGGCGAGGATCGTCGCGGCCCGGCAGGCCCACGACCCTCACCTGCACCACCTCGACGGACGCGACCTCCTCGGCCCGGCCGACGTGGACGACCTCCCCGACGGGCTGCACCCGTCCGCCGCCGCCTACCGCCGCATGGGCGAACGCTTCGCCGCCCACGCCTTCGCCGCCGCCGGCCCGTTCCGCGCCCGCCCCCGGCCGACGGAGTGAGGCGGCCGGGGGTGCGGCGCCCGAGGAGCCGTTCCCGTGGAGCCCGCGGCCGTCCGAGACGTTCCCGGGCAGCGGGCAGCCGCCGACCCCGGTGGCGCCGGGGCCGCCGAGGCTGGCGGGTGCGCGGTGGACCGGTGGCGGGTGGGGCGTTCACCGTGGACGGCCGCCGCGCGGCGCGGACCCGTCCGGAGGCGGGAGCCGCGCAGCACCCGCCGTCCACGGTCCGAGCGCGAGCATCGCCTCGCTGACCTCGCCGAGGGCCGCGTCCGGCATCGCGGTGGCGGCGTCTTCGAGAACGAGCAGTCGTGCCCGGGGGATCGCGCGCGCGATCGCCTCGCCGTTGCCGACGGGGAAGAACGGGTCGCGGCGGCCGTGGACGACGAGGGTGGGGATCCTGATCTCGGGCAGGCGCTCGCGCCAGCGGGGCCGGCAGTCGAGCTTGGAGAACGTCATCCGCAGCTGGTTGGCCGTCTGGACCGGGGGCGCGGTGCCGGGGGTGCGGTCCCAGATGCGCGCGGCGGTCGCGCGGGCGGCGGCGGGGTCGTCGCCGAGGATCTCGGCGCCGGTGGCGGCGAACTCGGCGACGGCCCGGCGGTCGGTCCAGTCGGGCATCGGGCGTGCGAACAGCCGGCGCATGGTCGCGGGGTCGTGGTCGGGGAGGTCGTCGTCGGGCGGGCCGGGGGCGACGGGGCGGGTGCCGACGAGCGTGAGCGCCGAGAAGCTGTCCGGGTGGTCGAGCACGGCGACCTGGGCGACCATGCCGCTGACGCCGATGCCCGCGAGGTGGGCGGGGCCCCCGCCGAGCGTCTCGGCGAGGGCCGCCGCGTCGGCGGCGAGGTCGCGCAGGGTGTAGCCGGGTGCCTGCGGATCCGCGGTCGTCGACTCCCCGCTGTCGCGCAGGTCGTAGCGCACCACGCGGCGTCCGCCGGCGGCGAGGCGTTCGCACAGGGCGTCGGGCCAGGAGAGCATCGTCGTTCCGCCCGCGAGCAGGACGAGTGGCGCGTCCTCGCGACCGAACGACTCGATGCCCAGGGCGATCCCGTTGGTATGGACGATGGTCATCGGGTCACCGGGACTCGTCGCGGCCGAGACCGCGGTCGGGCGCGCTCATGTCGCCCGTCGCGGGCGTGCCGTCGGCGAGCCCGTAGCGCAGGTAGACGGTGCCCTCCGGACCGGCGACCGGCGGTTCGAGGAGGGTGAGGTTCGTGGGCACCGCGCCGCCGTCGAACACCTTCTTCCCGACGCCGAGCGTGATCGGGTGCACCCAGAGGTCGAGACGGTCGAAGAGCTTCTCCCGCAGGAGGGTCTGCACCAGGTCCAGGCTCCCGACGACCTTCACGTGCTCGTGCCGCTCGCGGATCTCGCGCACCGCGCCGGCCAGGTCCGGGCCGAGCCGGGTGGACCCGGCCCACGGGAGGTCGGGCGTGCCCCGGGAGGCCACGTACTTCGGGACGCGGTTGAAGAGCTCGGCGATCTCGCCGTCCTTCTGGTGCGGCCAGTAGGCGGCGAAGATGTCGTACGTGCGCCGGCCGAGCAGGAGGGCGTCGGTGCCCTCGTACGCGGCGACGATCTGCGCGCCGGTGGCCTCGTTCAGCAGGGGCGCCTGCCAGCCGCCGAACGGGAACCCCACCGGGTCCTCGTCGGGTCCGCCGGGCGCCTGCGCGACGAGGTCGAGGGTCGCGAACAGCTCGATGTGGATGAGTCCCATGTCTGTACTCCCGATGAGTCGGTGATCCCGGTCGAGATATAGACCTGCCGGGGCCGGAAAACTCATCGCCGCGCCGGAACCCGGTTTCCGTATCCGCCGGTCCGCCGGTCCGCCGTCCGGGCCGTCCGTGGTGCCGGCCGCGCTGGGGGAGTCGCTGTCGGCGCCGTCCTGGATCGAGTCGCTGCTGTCGAAGCTCCGTATGGCGACCATGATCGTACTGGCCGGTCACTACCGTGTCGTCTCCCCGGGTGATCGCGACCTGGCGACGAGTCGGTCGGGGAAGCGGGCAGGGAGCGGTGGTTTGCCGGACGGCCGCTCCCGGGGCCGCGGTGCGCGACGAGTCGGTCGGGGGCGATCGGGACGCGAGGGTGGAACGCGGCGGTCAGTCCCGAGACGGTGAAGTCGACGACGTCGCCGCCGCAACCGGTGACCGCGATGACGCCCGCGTCAGTGGGTGGCCGGAGCCGCGGTGTACTCCTCGTCGGTGACGGGGCTCAGCCACTGCACGACGTCGTGGTCGTCGTCGCCCTCGTTGATCGCGAGGTGGACCATGAGCCGGTTCGACGCCGCGCCGTGCCAGTGCTCCTCGTCGGCTTCGAACAGGACGCGGTCGCCGGGCCGGATGACCTCGACGGGTCCGCCGCGGCGCTGGCACAGGCCGATGCCCTCCGTGACGAAGACGGTCTGGCCCAGCGGGTGGCGGTGCCAGTGGGTGCGGGCGCCGGGCATGAAGTGCACCAGGTTGGCGGTGACCCGGGAGGGCGTGGGCGCGGCGGCGACGGCATCGATGTAGACGTCGCCGGTGAACCAGTCCGCTGGGCCCTTGGCGGTGTCGATCGAGCTTCGGGTGATCTGCACGAGTGCTCCTTGTACGGGGGTGGCGGGGGTGGGGGCGGGGGCTGTCAGGGCGTGAGGAGGGTCTTGATCGCGCGGCGCTCGTCCATCGCCTTGTAGCCCTCGGCGACCTGGTCGAGGGGCAGGGTGAGGTCGAAGACCTTGCCGGGGTCAATGCGGCGAGACAGGACGCGTTCGATCAGGTCGGGCAGGTAGCGGCGCACCGGGGCGGGGCCGCCGCGCAGGCCGACGTGGGAGAAGAACAGTTCCTGCCCGTCGAGGGCGACCTCGTGCGGGACGCCGACGAAGCCGACGTTTCCGCCGGGGCGGGCGGAGTGCAGGGCCTGCTGCATGGACTGGGCGGTGCCGACGCACTCCAGGACGCTGTCGGCGCCGATGCCGCCGGTCAGTTCCTTGATCCGGGCGATGCCGTCCTCGCCGCGTTCGGTGACGATGTCGGTGGCGCCGAAGGCGCGGGCGAGGTTCTGCCGGGAGGCGTGGCGGGACATGGCGATGATCCGCTCCGCACCGAGCTCCTTCGCGGCGATCACCGCGCACAGGCCGACCGCGCCGTCACCGACCACCACCGCCGTGGAGCCGGGGCGGACGTGGGCGGCGTCGGCGGCCCACCAGCCGGTGCCCATCACGTCCGAGTTCGCCAGCAGACCCGGCCAGAACTCCTCGCCGGGGACCTCGTCCAGGGCGACCAGGGTCCCGGCGGCGTTCGGGATGCGCACGTACTCGGCCTGGCAGGTGGACATGAACTCCCGGTGCAGGCAGTTCGACTGGAAGCCGTTCACGCAGTTCGGACAGGTGTTGTCGGAGGTCGCGAACGAGCCCACCACGAACTGGCCCGGCCGCAGAACGGTCACCTCGGAGCCGACCTCCTCCACGAAGCCGACGTACTCGTGGCCCATCGGGTGCGGATCGCCGATCGGCTCCGCGCCCCGGTAGGGCCACAGGTCGGAGCCGCACACGCAGGTGACGGCCGTGCGGATGACCGCGTCGGTGGGGTGGAGGATCTTCGGGTCGTCCAGCGTCTCGAAGCGGACGTCACCGGGGGCGTGGATCACTGCGCCGCGCATGGGGATCTTCCTTCGCGTTCCGGGGCGCGGCGGCCGGGCGAGCCGGCCGCCGCCGAGTACGGGTCGGGCGCACACTCCGCTCGGTCCTGTCGGTCCTGTCGGTCCTGTCGGTCCTGTCGGTCCTGTCGGCCCCGAGGCGGAGAGCGCCACGTGATCCAGGAAACCCGGTGCCGGCGGGCGCAGCGAGTCACCGTCGAGGGGTGTACCGGCAGTACACCCCTCGACCGCCCGGATCGCCGTACCGTCGAAGGCGTGGACAACAGCCAGGAGGTCCGCGAGTTCCTCACCTCGCGGCGCGCGAAGATCACCCCCGAACGGGCGGGCATGCCCGCGGGCTCCCGCCGCCGGGTGCCCGGCCTGCGGCGCAGCGAGGTCGCCGCCCTCGCCGACCTGAGCGTCGAGTACTACGCCAAGCTGGAACGCGGCAGCCTCGCCGGTGCCTCGCCCGCCGTCCTGGAGGCCGTCGCCCGCGCCCTGCAGCTCGACGACGCCGAGCGCGCCCACCTGCTGCGCCTCGCCCAGGCCGCCGACGGCTCCGACGCTCTCGCCCGCCCCCGCCGTCGCACCGGCGGCCGCCCGTGGACGCCGCGCCCCAGCCTGCAGTGGATGCTCGACGCCGTCACCGCCGGGCCGGCGTTCGTTCGCAACGGCCGCATGGATCTGCTCGCCGCCAACCAGTTGGCCCGCGCGTTCTACGCCGAGGTCTACGACACATCCGGCAACCGGAACAACCTGGCCCGGTTCAACTTCCTCGACCCCGCCTCCCGCCGCTTCTACCCCGACTGGGACCAGGCCGCCGACATCGCCGTCGCCCTCCTGCGCACCGAGGCCGGCCGCGACCCCCACGACAAGGAGCTCCACGACCTGGTCG of the Kitasatospora sp. NBC_01246 genome contains:
- a CDS encoding dihydrofolate reductase family protein, translating into MGLIHIELFATLDLVAQAPGGPDEDPVGFPFGGWQAPLLNEATGAQIVAAYEGTDALLLGRRTYDIFAAYWPHQKDGEIAELFNRVPKYVASRGTPDLPWAGSTRLGPDLAGAVREIRERHEHVKVVGSLDLVQTLLREKLFDRLDLWVHPITLGVGKKVFDGGAVPTNLTLLEPPVAGPEGTVYLRYGLADGTPATGDMSAPDRGLGRDESR
- a CDS encoding GDSL-type esterase/lipase family protein yields the protein MREYPLVGGPVEVRGALDLERTPAGVMPRRLPAWTKEQYQNPTVYGGTVMPSGVRLVFRTEARVLEFEVLTSTGQLDGDPEPRPTGMLDLTVDGVLVGRQRAPLGNVMRMAGPGAEQRLIPGKPGTARFAGLPAGMKDVELWLPQQTPTELVALRADGEVLAPLPDGRPRWVHHGSSISHCLEADGPTGTWPVVAASIGGVEVTNLSEPGNAMLDPYVARTIRDLPADLISLKTGVNIVGLATFRLRTFGPAVHGFLDTIRDGHPDTPLLVISPVSCPALEDRPGPTTVGPDGRITALGDPADLAQGALSLQVVRDELARIVAARQAHDPHLHHLDGRDLLGPADVDDLPDGLHPSAAAYRRMGERFAAHAFAAAGPFRARPRPTE
- a CDS encoding (R)-mandelonitrile lyase translates to MQITRSSIDTAKGPADWFTGDVYIDAVAAAPTPSRVTANLVHFMPGARTHWHRHPLGQTVFVTEGIGLCQRRGGPVEVIRPGDRVLFEADEEHWHGAASNRLMVHLAINEGDDDHDVVQWLSPVTDEEYTAAPATH
- a CDS encoding alpha/beta fold hydrolase, whose amino-acid sequence is MTIVHTNGIALGIESFGREDAPLVLLAGGTTMLSWPDALCERLAAGGRRVVRYDLRDSGESTTADPQAPGYTLRDLAADAAALAETLGGGPAHLAGIGVSGMVAQVAVLDHPDSFSALTLVGTRPVAPGPPDDDLPDHDPATMRRLFARPMPDWTDRRAVAEFAATGAEILGDDPAAARATAARIWDRTPGTAPPVQTANQLRMTFSKLDCRPRWRERLPEIRIPTLVVHGRRDPFFPVGNGEAIARAIPRARLLVLEDAATAMPDAALGEVSEAMLALGPWTAGAARLPPPDGSAPRGGRPR
- a CDS encoding helix-turn-helix transcriptional regulator, which encodes MDNSQEVREFLTSRRAKITPERAGMPAGSRRRVPGLRRSEVAALADLSVEYYAKLERGSLAGASPAVLEAVARALQLDDAERAHLLRLAQAADGSDALARPRRRTGGRPWTPRPSLQWMLDAVTAGPAFVRNGRMDLLAANQLARAFYAEVYDTSGNRNNLARFNFLDPASRRFYPDWDQAADIAVALLRTEAGRDPHDKELHDLVGELSTRSDEFRTRWGAHDVRHHGTGTKRFHHHAVGDLTLAYEGLELAAEPGLTLTVYSAEPGSASDEGLRLLASWAATREAGSGFRQTEQSASTAVAAAAGIRGPRTGRGRSV
- a CDS encoding zinc-dependent alcohol dehydrogenase family protein, with the translated sequence MRGAVIHAPGDVRFETLDDPKILHPTDAVIRTAVTCVCGSDLWPYRGAEPIGDPHPMGHEYVGFVEEVGSEVTVLRPGQFVVGSFATSDNTCPNCVNGFQSNCLHREFMSTCQAEYVRIPNAAGTLVALDEVPGEEFWPGLLANSDVMGTGWWAADAAHVRPGSTAVVVGDGAVGLCAVIAAKELGAERIIAMSRHASRQNLARAFGATDIVTERGEDGIARIKELTGGIGADSVLECVGTAQSMQQALHSARPGGNVGFVGVPHEVALDGQELFFSHVGLRGGPAPVRRYLPDLIERVLSRRIDPGKVFDLTLPLDQVAEGYKAMDERRAIKTLLTP